Within the Aquipuribacter hungaricus genome, the region GCTACCTGGTGACCCGGTGAGCGCGCCGGGCACGACCGTCGGCGGCGCCGGCGCGGGCACCCCCGGGCGCGGCCCGTCGGGCGCGTCGCTGTGGCTGCTGACCAGCACCATGACGCGCGCCGCGCAGGGACGGCTCCGGCTGGCGCTGTCGGTCGCCGCGGCGCTGGCCCTCGGCGGCATCGGCCTGGCCGTGCGGGCCGGGGCGGACGACGCCGTGGGCGTCCCCGACGAGCTCGTCGCCACCCTGGTCGCCACGCTCGTCCTCACCCTGTACGCGCCGCTCATCAGCCTGGTCCAGGCCGCGTCGGTGGTCGGGGACCTGCGCGACGACGGCACGCTGGTCTACCTGTGGCTGCGGCCGGTGGCTCGCTGGCGCCTGGCCCTGGCGGCGGCCGTCGCGGTGTTCGTCCGCTCGGCCCCGCTCGCGGTCCTCGCGGCCGTCGTCCTGGCGCTCGCGGCCGGGGGCAGCACCGACCTGGTGGTGGCGTCCGGGTACGCCGCGCTGCTGGGCTGCGTCGGCTACGCCGGCCTGTTCTCCTTCCTCGGCCTGGCCGTGCGGCGGGCCCTGGTCTGGGGGCTGGTGTACGTGCTGGTCTGGGAGGGCGTGGTCGGCACCTTCGGCGCGCTGCCCGCCCGGCTCGCGGTGAGCTCGTACTCCACCGCGCTGCTCGCCCACCTGGGCGGCACGCCGGCCCCGGCCCAGGGCGTCGGCCTGGCCTGGGCGTGGGCGGGACCGGTGCTCATCGCCCTGGTCGCGCTCGTCGCCTCCCACCGGCGGCTGGTCAGGGGCGAGGTGGCCTGACGGGCACGCCGCCAGCGGCGCGGGCGCAGGTGCGTGCCCGCCGCGCAGGGCTGATGCTGGGCGCATGACCCGGACCGTGCTCGTCGCAGGTGCGTCCGGCTTCATCGGCTCCCACCTGTGCCGCGCCCTGGTGCAGGAGGGCCACGAGGTGCGCGCCATGACGCGGCACCCGGAGACCTACGACGGCGCCGGGACCGCGGTCGCCGGCGACGTGGCCGACCCCGGGGCGCTGGCCGAGGCGCTCGCGGGCGCGGACGCCGCCTACTACCTCGTGCACTCGCTGGACTCCGCCGACTTCGAGGACAAGGACGCACAGGCTGCCCGCAACTTCGCCGCCGCCGCCCGCGACGCCGGGGTGCAGCAGATCGTCTACCTCGGGGGCCTGGGCCGCGACGGCGAGGAGCTGTCCCCGCACCTGCGCTCGCGCCGGGAGGTGGAGCACCTGCTCGCCGAGGCCGGGGTCCCGGTCACCACGCTGCGGGCGGCCGTCGTCGTCGGCCACGGCGGGATCTCCTGGGAGATCACGCGCCAGCTCGTCGACCACCTGCCGGTGATGATCACCCCGAAGTGGGTGGACACGAAGACCCAGCCCATCGCCCTGCCGGACGTGGTCCGCTACCTCGTCGGGGTCCTCGGCAACGAGAAGGCCGTCGGGCGCACGTTCGAGATCGGCGGCCCCGACGTCCTGCGCTACATCGACATGCTGCGCCGGGCGGCCCGGATCAAGCACAAGCCGATGCCACGCATCCCGGTGCCGCTGCTCACCCCGCGCCTGTCGTCGTACTGGCTGTCGTTCGTCACCGACGTCGACACCAAGACCGCGCGCACCCTCGTGGACTCCATGACCACCGAGGTCGTCGTCCAGGACCGGTCCATCTACGATGTCGTGCCCGGGGAGACCATGGGCTACGACGACGCGGTGAGGCTCGCGCTCGACGAGCGCGAGGAGGCCGAGGCCTCGCGCGAGCCGGCGTGAGCGTCGTGGCCGGCGCCCGGCGCCGCCTCACCGCCCTGCTGGCGCCCGCGCTCATCGACAAGGTCGAGCGCGACCACACCGAGCCCGACGAGCGCTTCCGCCGGCGCCGCATCGTGGCGGGGATCGTCCTCGTCGTCGGGGCGGTCCTGCTCGGCGTCTCCCTGGGGGTGGAGCCCGGCGACCCGACGTTCTACCCGCTCACCCTGCTGGTGGCGGCGACGTGGGTCATCGGCGGCCTGGCGTCGGGGCCGCTGCACCTGGGCCGCATCCCGTTCCGCGGCACCCTGCGCCGCCCCGTCCTCACCCCCGTCGCGCTCGGCCTGGCCGCCGGGGGCGTCTTCGTCCTGGGCGCCCTCGTGGTCCGCCAGATCCCCCCGCTGGCCGGCTACGTCGACGAGGTCCTCGCCCACGCCACCGAGGGGTACCTGCCGCTCATCGCCTTCGTCACGCTCGTCAACGGGGTCGCGGAGGAGATCTTCTTCCGGGGCGGGCTGTTCGCCGCCATCGGCCGCCGGCACCCGGTGGTCATCTCCACGCTGGTCTACGCCACCGCCACGGTCGCCACCGGCAACCCCATGCTCGTCTTCGCCGCGCTCGTCCTCGGCGTGGTCTTCGGCCTCCAGCGGCGCGCCAGCGGCGGCGTGCTCGGCCCCGTCCTCACGCACGTGACGTGGTCCTCGGTCATGCTCTTCGTCCTGCCGCGCCTGTTCGGCTGACCGCGTGCGCACGGCTCCCCCGCCCGGCCCCGCCGGCGCGGCCCCGGTGCAGCTGCGGCTGGTGAGG harbors:
- a CDS encoding CPBP family intramembrane glutamic endopeptidase: MSVVAGARRRLTALLAPALIDKVERDHTEPDERFRRRRIVAGIVLVVGAVLLGVSLGVEPGDPTFYPLTLLVAATWVIGGLASGPLHLGRIPFRGTLRRPVLTPVALGLAAGGVFVLGALVVRQIPPLAGYVDEVLAHATEGYLPLIAFVTLVNGVAEEIFFRGGLFAAIGRRHPVVISTLVYATATVATGNPMLVFAALVLGVVFGLQRRASGGVLGPVLTHVTWSSVMLFVLPRLFG
- a CDS encoding ABC transporter permease produces the protein MSAPGTTVGGAGAGTPGRGPSGASLWLLTSTMTRAAQGRLRLALSVAAALALGGIGLAVRAGADDAVGVPDELVATLVATLVLTLYAPLISLVQAASVVGDLRDDGTLVYLWLRPVARWRLALAAAVAVFVRSAPLAVLAAVVLALAAGGSTDLVVASGYAALLGCVGYAGLFSFLGLAVRRALVWGLVYVLVWEGVVGTFGALPARLAVSSYSTALLAHLGGTPAPAQGVGLAWAWAGPVLIALVALVASHRRLVRGEVA
- a CDS encoding NAD(P)H-binding protein — its product is MTRTVLVAGASGFIGSHLCRALVQEGHEVRAMTRHPETYDGAGTAVAGDVADPGALAEALAGADAAYYLVHSLDSADFEDKDAQAARNFAAAARDAGVQQIVYLGGLGRDGEELSPHLRSRREVEHLLAEAGVPVTTLRAAVVVGHGGISWEITRQLVDHLPVMITPKWVDTKTQPIALPDVVRYLVGVLGNEKAVGRTFEIGGPDVLRYIDMLRRAARIKHKPMPRIPVPLLTPRLSSYWLSFVTDVDTKTARTLVDSMTTEVVVQDRSIYDVVPGETMGYDDAVRLALDEREEAEASREPA